ACGCATCCAAAGTAACCGGGATTTATTCTTGTTCAACACCCATCTGCAGCTGGCAGAACAACAAGGTGTCATCTCCGCCCTGCAAAAACAGATGAAAACGGATAACGAGATCATCCGCCTCCGCACCAATATCCGTAAGTCGGCCGAGGCGAAAGTAGCCAACGGCACGTTGACCGTGACCGAGATGCTACGGGAACTGACGAATGAAAATCTGGCCCGGCAGAACAAGGCCCTGCACGAGATTCAGTTACTCATGGATATGTATCAACAAAAACATCTCACCAATTAACCCGGTGTGAAGATTAAAAAGTACAATACGAACAAATTTACAAACACTCAAGTATATGAAAACTCTAAATATGATCCTCATGGCGGTAATCGCAACTCTCTTGTCCGCCTGTAACTCAGAAAAAGAATATGACGCGACCGGGACATTCGAGGCCACGGAAATCATCGTGTCCTCCGAGGCCAGTGGAAAACTTTTTTACCTGAACGCCGAAGAAGGAACACGGTTATCCCAAGGAACGGAAATCGGGCTAGTCGATACCGTACAACTCTACCTGAAAAAATTACAACTGCAAGCCAGTATGAAATCAGTTGACAAGCAACGTCCCGATATACGTAAACAGATTGCTGCCCTACAGGAACAAATCGCAACAGCGAAACGAGAACGGGCCCGCGTGGCAAATTTGCTGAAAGCCAATGCCGCTAATCAAAAGCAACTGGACGACTGGGACTCTCAGTTAACCGTGCTGCAACGTCAGCTCGATGCACAAGTTTCCTCCTTACAGAACAGTACCGCCAGTCTGAATGAACAGAGTTCTTCCGTGGCAATACAAGTGGCCCAAGTGGAAGACCAACTACAAAAGTGCCACATTCTCGCCCCTATCAACGGAACGATTCTTGCCAAATACGCAGAACCCGGAGAATTGGCCTCCGTCGGAAAACCTCTTTTCAAAATCGCTGACATCGAGAATATGTACCTACGGGCATACATCACCTCTTCCCAACTCGCCACGGTCAAGTTGAACGACCCGGTAAAAGTCTTCGCGGACTTCGGTAACGGGGAGAAAAAAGAGTATAACGGCACGGTGACGTGGATCGCCGACGAGGCGGAGTTCACCCCGAAGACCATACTGACCGATGACGAGCGGGCCAACCAGGTTTATGCCGTAAAAATAGCCGTCCGCAATGACGGAACAATCAAAATAGGTATGTACGGAGAAGTAAAATTCTGATTATGGAATATCTTATCGAAACGAGCCACCTCGGAAAGCGATACGGTGACGTGCAAGCCCTGCATGATGTCTCTTTTCAAGTCGGGCGAGGGGAATTGTTCGGGCTTATCGGCCCGGACGGTTCCGGAAAGTCCACGCTTTTCCGTATTCTCACGACCTTGCTGGTTGCGGATGAAGGAGAGGCTCGAGTGAATGGCAATGATGTCGTCACGGGCTATAAACAGATCAGACAGAGCATTGGTTATATGCCCGGAAAATTCTCACTCTATCAAGATTTGACGGTAGAAGAAAACTTGAATTTCTTTGCCACGGTTTTCAACACCACGGTAGAGGCCCATTATGACCAAATCAAAGAAATTTACGATCAGATTGCCCCTTTTAAAGCCCGACGGGCCGGAGCTTTGTCGGGTGGGATGAAACAAAAACTCGCCTTATGTTGCGCTTTGATTCACAACCCGGAAGTTCTTTTCCTTGACGAACCGACCACCGGAGTCGATCCCGTATCACGTAAAGAATTCTGGCAAATGCTCCATCGCTTGCAGGAACGAGGAATCACGATTGTCGTCTCCACCCCTTTCATGGATGAGGCCCGGCAATGTGACCGCATCGCTTTTCTACAACACGGACACATTCAGGGAATCGATACCCCGGCAGTTATTCTGGAAAGATTCAAAGATATACTTTGCCCTCCCGGACTGGAACATGACACATCTCACCAAGAGGCACAAACCGTTATCCGGGTCGAACAACTGGTCAAGACATTCGGGAACTTTACGGCCGTTGACCATATCTCGTTCGAGGTCAAGCGAGGGGAAATATTCGGTTTCTTGGGAGCCAATGGTGCCGGGAAAACAACCGCCATGCGGATTCTCTGCGGGTTGAGTCGTCCCACTTCCGGTAAGGCCGAAGTGATGGGCTACGATGTCCGCACTCAAAGCGAGGATATAAAGAAACACATCGGTTACATGAGTCAGAAATTCTCGCTCTATGAAGACCTGAAAGTATGGGAAAACGTCCGGTTATTTGCCGGGATATACGGGGTACCGGAATCGGAAATCGCTCCCCGGACGGAAGAGATGCTGAAACGCATCGGGTTACACGATGAACGGGAAACTCTCGTGCGGGAACTTCCCCTGGGCTGGAAACAGCGACTGGCATTCTCCGTGTCCATCTTTCACAACCCGCAACTGGTGTTTCTTGACGAACCGACCGGGGGTGTCGATCCGGCTACCCGACGGCAATTCTGGCAATTGATTTATCAAGCGGCCGACCGGGGTATCACCATTTTTGTCACCACTCACTACATGGATGAAGCCGAATATTGCGACCGCATCTCCATGATGGTCGACGGGCAAATCAAGGCTCTGGATTCCCCGGAAGGACTAAAGACCCGTTTCCATGCCGCTAATATGGACGAAGTTTTTCACCAACTGGCTCGTAATGCCACCCGTTCATCCGATTAATCGTACCGCTTATGAAACAGTTTATCGCTTTTGTCAAAAAAGAATTCCACCATATCCTACGGGACCGACGCACCATGCTGATCCTTATCGGGATGCCTATCGTGCAGATCATCCTGTTCGGATTCGCCATATCCACGGAAGTAAGGAACGTGCAGACAGCCATTCTCACGTCGTCCGTAAACTCGGACACCCGCCATATTATCGATCGTCTGGATGCCAGCGAGTACTTCACCGTGAAATACGTCGTTCATACCAACGAGGAACTGAACCAGCTCTTCCGCAAAGGAAAGATCGAGCTGGGGATTGCCTTCCCCCGGGAACTGCAAAGGCAGCGATTCGATTCGGAAAGCATACAAATTATAGCCGATGCCACCGATCCCAATCTGGCAATCACCCGCGGTAGTTATGCCAACGGAATTATCGCCACAGCCGCGGCAGAACTCCGGCAAGCGGGCATCCAACACCCCTCGATTGTCATGCACACAAAATTGCTCTACAACCCGCAAATGCGAAGTGCCTATAACTTCGTACCGGGAGTCATGGGACTGATTCTCATGCTGATTTGTGCCATGATGACTTCTATCTCTATTGTCCGGGAAAAGGAAACCGGGACGATGGAAATACTACTGGTCTCCCCCATGAATTCCTTGTTTGTCATTCTCTCGAAAGCCGTACCTTATTTCGTACTTTCCATAT
The window above is part of the Butyricimonas paravirosa genome. Proteins encoded here:
- a CDS encoding HlyD family secretion protein; the encoded protein is MKTLNMILMAVIATLLSACNSEKEYDATGTFEATEIIVSSEASGKLFYLNAEEGTRLSQGTEIGLVDTVQLYLKKLQLQASMKSVDKQRPDIRKQIAALQEQIATAKRERARVANLLKANAANQKQLDDWDSQLTVLQRQLDAQVSSLQNSTASLNEQSSSVAIQVAQVEDQLQKCHILAPINGTILAKYAEPGELASVGKPLFKIADIENMYLRAYITSSQLATVKLNDPVKVFADFGNGEKKEYNGTVTWIADEAEFTPKTILTDDERANQVYAVKIAVRNDGTIKIGMYGEVKF
- a CDS encoding ATP-binding cassette domain-containing protein, which codes for MEYLIETSHLGKRYGDVQALHDVSFQVGRGELFGLIGPDGSGKSTLFRILTTLLVADEGEARVNGNDVVTGYKQIRQSIGYMPGKFSLYQDLTVEENLNFFATVFNTTVEAHYDQIKEIYDQIAPFKARRAGALSGGMKQKLALCCALIHNPEVLFLDEPTTGVDPVSRKEFWQMLHRLQERGITIVVSTPFMDEARQCDRIAFLQHGHIQGIDTPAVILERFKDILCPPGLEHDTSHQEAQTVIRVEQLVKTFGNFTAVDHISFEVKRGEIFGFLGANGAGKTTAMRILCGLSRPTSGKAEVMGYDVRTQSEDIKKHIGYMSQKFSLYEDLKVWENVRLFAGIYGVPESEIAPRTEEMLKRIGLHDERETLVRELPLGWKQRLAFSVSIFHNPQLVFLDEPTGGVDPATRRQFWQLIYQAADRGITIFVTTHYMDEAEYCDRISMMVDGQIKALDSPEGLKTRFHAANMDEVFHQLARNATRSSD
- a CDS encoding ABC transporter permease, which codes for MKQFIAFVKKEFHHILRDRRTMLILIGMPIVQIILFGFAISTEVRNVQTAILTSSVNSDTRHIIDRLDASEYFTVKYVVHTNEELNQLFRKGKIELGIAFPRELQRQRFDSESIQIIADATDPNLAITRGSYANGIIATAAAELRQAGIQHPSIVMHTKLLYNPQMRSAYNFVPGVMGLILMLICAMMTSISIVREKETGTMEILLVSPMNSLFVILSKAVPYFVLSILNLTTILLLSFFVLDVPIAGSLTALVGVSLVFIFVSLALGLLISNVTQTQVAAMLASGMVLMLPTIILSGIIFPIESMPGILQGISCFIPARWYVSIVRRIMIEGVPFMYVWKETAILLFMAVVLIGITTRTFKNRLE